Proteins encoded together in one Candidatus Zixiibacteriota bacterium window:
- a CDS encoding efflux RND transporter periplasmic adaptor subunit: protein MSRTRIVEYVLVACAGLVLGVLGTIAILSGDTPAVNEPHEQEHAHEHGEIAQSADDWCAEHRVPESQCTKCHGELIATFQASGDWCAEHDLPESHCRRCNPRLTFAQEPEMNAERVTGPDVFFTGNAADCATADAVIQFASQETAERSGIAVLPAVASGAPAREIEVPAELIFDETKSYALTTSLPATVVRWQAELGDYLATGDPIADLDSPEMAALQADYLELLAESRFDEREAARADSLHQAALISAAEHQRIASEYAVTIARRNGLEGQLRAAGLSDAQIARLEGEGVNSRWTLLSARSGNLLERRAPLGLLQPAGTTMALLGDPKALWLQGHLRESDAARARPGQRVYFVADGNALERAAAEIFWVAPFVDSDSRTVPVRARLISDDTGGRARKFGRMILSAEESSAQVVVPKDAVQWEGCCNIVFVREDADRFRPRKVEIDRGDRGHYQVRSGLAAGELVVVKGGYLLKTELMKSSLGAGCAGH, encoded by the coding sequence ATGTCCAGAACCAGAATTGTCGAGTATGTATTGGTCGCCTGCGCCGGGTTGGTGCTTGGCGTGCTGGGAACGATCGCAATCTTATCCGGCGATACGCCCGCGGTAAACGAGCCGCACGAGCAGGAACATGCACACGAACACGGCGAAATCGCGCAGAGCGCGGACGACTGGTGCGCGGAGCATCGCGTACCGGAATCTCAGTGCACGAAGTGCCACGGCGAATTGATCGCGACGTTTCAGGCAAGTGGCGATTGGTGCGCGGAGCACGATTTGCCGGAATCGCACTGCCGCCGGTGTAATCCGCGTCTGACGTTTGCCCAGGAACCGGAAATGAATGCCGAGCGCGTTACAGGTCCCGATGTTTTCTTCACAGGCAACGCTGCCGACTGTGCGACGGCAGATGCAGTGATTCAATTCGCCTCCCAGGAAACGGCGGAGCGGAGCGGCATCGCGGTATTGCCGGCCGTGGCATCCGGCGCGCCGGCGCGCGAGATTGAAGTGCCCGCCGAGTTGATCTTCGACGAGACAAAGAGTTACGCGCTGACGACTTCCCTGCCCGCGACGGTCGTGCGCTGGCAGGCAGAGTTGGGGGATTACCTGGCGACGGGTGACCCAATTGCGGACCTGGATTCGCCGGAGATGGCGGCGTTGCAGGCGGACTATCTTGAGCTCTTGGCGGAAAGCCGGTTCGATGAGCGTGAGGCGGCGCGGGCGGACAGCCTGCATCAAGCGGCGCTAATCAGCGCGGCGGAACATCAACGGATCGCCAGCGAGTATGCCGTCACAATAGCGCGGCGTAACGGCCTGGAGGGGCAATTGCGGGCAGCCGGGCTGTCGGACGCGCAGATTGCACGCCTGGAGGGCGAGGGAGTGAATTCGCGGTGGACGCTGCTTTCGGCACGGTCGGGGAACCTGCTGGAACGGCGCGCGCCGCTGGGACTGTTGCAGCCCGCCGGAACCACAATGGCGCTGCTCGGTGACCCCAAAGCGCTCTGGCTCCAAGGGCATCTGCGGGAAAGCGATGCCGCGCGGGCGCGCCCGGGGCAGCGAGTCTACTTCGTGGCGGACGGTAATGCCCTGGAACGAGCGGCAGCAGAGATTTTCTGGGTCGCACCATTTGTCGACTCCGATTCGCGGACAGTGCCGGTAAGAGCGCGGTTGATCAGCGATGATACCGGTGGGCGCGCGCGCAAATTCGGGCGCATGATCCTATCCGCCGAAGAGTCATCAGCTCAGGTTGTAGTCCCGAAGGACGCGGTGCAGTGGGAAGGATGCTGCAACATCGTGTTCGTGCGCGAGGACGCCGACCGCTTCCGGCCGCGGAAAGTTGAGATTGACCGCGGCGATCGCGGCCATTATCAGGTGCGGTCCGGGTTGGCTGCGGGTGAGTTGGTCGTCGTCAAGGGCGGCTATCTGCTGAAGACGGAGCTGATGAAGAGCAGCCTCGGCGCCGGCTGTGCCGGACATTAG
- a CDS encoding efflux RND transporter permease subunit, with product MLEKIIDFMIRRRYLILAAAAVVIVIGITALLRLPFDAFPDTTPVMVQVNVAAPGWAPEDVERQITFPIERELAGLAGLTEVRSISKFGIAQVNLIFEDAIDVYLARQQVTERLVSVQLPQGVEAPRLGPVSTGLGEIFHYLVIAHDADPTAARTAQDWIIKPQLQSLAGVAEVNSWGGFEKQFHIVVDPNRLAQYRLGVKEIADAIRDDLGNVSGGQMTRGGEQTIVRGVGVVSRRDQIENLVIDTRDDVPILVRDVAEVVIGHEIRRGAATANGDGEVVLGLGFMLTGQNSHEIAANLEQRLEEVAKTLPAGVEARPVYVRTDLVEKVLRTVEHNLLMGAALVIAILFIFLGNLRAGLIVASAIPLSMLFAFEMMAQVGIVGSLMSLGAIDFGLAVDNAVIQVENTVQRLHGAGERSRLQVIKDAILEVRKPTLFGELIIILVYLPVLTLQGIEGKMFRPMALTVIFVLVGSLILSFSVLPALIATFLKQPRREQTPIIVQWAQKLYRPVLQAALRYRIGVMALSLAALLVGVFLFGRLGGEFLPRLSEGTIAINIIRLAGIDIAESVDNNTHIEKIMLEKFPDEIAEIWSRIGTAELSTDPMGLELTDIFMTLKPRSEWKRAGNQQELAALMDQELSDLPGMNRVFTQPIEMRANEMIAGIRGDIGIKIFGDDLQLLEQKSEEIAALIETIPGAADVSVEQLIGQPEFKLEVDRERLARLELTAAEVLSVIESIGGINVGEVYEGQRRFPLMIRMDSAYAEVPEDVERIPVTAGRALLTLDQVTKPQIDRGYATITREWGKRRAVVQCNVRGRDVDSFVKELRSRIDGEIKFDPGYFIRLGGQFENLERARTRLMIVVPIVLLLIMGLLYWTYGSVRDAILIFTGVPLAALGGIIALALRGMPFSISAGVGFIALSGIAVLNGLVLVSTIKRLRAEGTGLEEAIVGGGMSRLRPVLMTALVAAFGFVPMAVSSGVGAEVQRPLATVVVGGIITSTALTLILLPVLYSVFGGKSEAER from the coding sequence ATGTTGGAAAAGATCATCGATTTCATGATTCGCCGCCGCTATCTGATTCTGGCGGCGGCGGCAGTAGTAATTGTAATTGGGATCACGGCCCTGCTCCGGTTGCCGTTCGACGCGTTTCCCGACACGACCCCGGTGATGGTGCAGGTCAACGTGGCCGCGCCCGGTTGGGCACCAGAGGATGTCGAGCGGCAGATCACCTTTCCGATCGAGCGCGAACTGGCGGGTCTGGCGGGGTTGACCGAAGTGCGGTCGATTTCGAAGTTCGGGATCGCGCAGGTCAATTTGATTTTCGAGGACGCGATCGACGTCTACCTGGCGCGACAACAGGTGACGGAGCGGCTGGTATCGGTACAACTGCCGCAAGGAGTCGAGGCGCCGCGGCTGGGACCGGTCTCGACGGGACTGGGGGAGATCTTCCACTACCTCGTGATCGCGCACGACGCCGACCCAACGGCGGCGCGAACGGCGCAGGATTGGATCATCAAGCCGCAATTGCAGTCGCTGGCCGGTGTGGCCGAGGTGAACAGCTGGGGCGGCTTCGAGAAACAATTCCATATCGTGGTTGACCCGAACCGGCTGGCACAGTACCGGCTCGGCGTCAAGGAGATCGCCGACGCGATTCGCGACGACCTGGGGAATGTCAGCGGCGGTCAAATGACGCGTGGAGGTGAGCAGACAATCGTGCGCGGGGTCGGCGTCGTCAGCCGGCGCGACCAGATCGAGAATCTCGTGATCGATACGCGCGACGACGTGCCGATTCTGGTCCGCGACGTGGCGGAGGTGGTGATCGGTCATGAAATCCGCCGGGGTGCGGCGACCGCGAACGGTGATGGCGAGGTCGTGCTCGGGTTGGGATTCATGCTGACCGGTCAGAACTCGCACGAGATTGCGGCGAATCTGGAGCAGCGGCTGGAGGAAGTAGCCAAGACGCTGCCGGCGGGAGTCGAAGCGCGGCCGGTGTACGTGCGCACCGATCTGGTTGAGAAGGTGTTGCGGACGGTGGAGCACAACCTGCTGATGGGGGCGGCGCTGGTAATCGCCATTCTGTTCATCTTCCTCGGTAACTTGCGCGCGGGACTGATCGTGGCTTCGGCCATTCCGCTGTCAATGCTGTTTGCGTTCGAGATGATGGCGCAAGTCGGCATCGTCGGTAGCTTGATGAGCCTGGGTGCGATCGATTTCGGCCTGGCGGTCGACAACGCCGTGATCCAGGTCGAGAATACGGTGCAGCGATTGCACGGCGCAGGCGAACGTTCACGACTTCAGGTCATCAAGGACGCGATCCTGGAAGTGCGCAAGCCGACGCTATTCGGCGAATTGATCATCATCCTGGTCTATCTGCCGGTCCTGACGCTTCAGGGGATTGAGGGCAAGATGTTCCGGCCGATGGCGCTCACGGTAATCTTCGTACTGGTCGGGTCGTTGATTCTGTCATTTTCGGTGTTGCCGGCGTTGATCGCAACCTTCCTGAAGCAACCGCGCCGGGAGCAGACGCCGATCATTGTGCAGTGGGCACAGAAGCTGTATCGTCCGGTATTGCAGGCGGCACTGCGTTATCGTATCGGGGTGATGGCGCTGTCGCTGGCGGCGCTTTTGGTCGGAGTGTTCCTCTTCGGCCGGCTCGGCGGCGAGTTTCTTCCCCGCCTGAGCGAGGGCACGATTGCCATCAACATCATCCGGCTGGCCGGAATCGATATCGCCGAATCGGTTGATAACAACACACACATCGAAAAGATCATGCTGGAAAAGTTCCCGGATGAGATTGCCGAAATCTGGTCGCGGATTGGAACGGCGGAACTGTCGACCGATCCGATGGGATTGGAACTGACCGACATTTTCATGACGCTCAAACCGCGGTCGGAGTGGAAGCGCGCCGGCAATCAGCAGGAACTGGCGGCGTTGATGGATCAGGAACTGTCCGATCTGCCGGGAATGAACCGGGTATTTACGCAGCCGATCGAGATGCGGGCGAATGAGATGATCGCGGGGATTCGCGGCGATATCGGTATCAAGATTTTCGGCGACGATCTGCAGCTACTGGAGCAGAAGTCGGAGGAGATCGCGGCGCTGATCGAGACGATTCCGGGGGCCGCAGATGTCAGCGTCGAGCAGTTGATCGGTCAGCCGGAGTTCAAACTGGAGGTCGATCGCGAGCGACTGGCACGGCTGGAGTTGACGGCCGCGGAAGTGCTGAGCGTGATCGAGAGCATCGGCGGGATCAACGTCGGCGAAGTGTACGAAGGGCAGCGGCGGTTCCCGTTGATGATCCGGATGGATTCGGCATACGCGGAAGTACCGGAGGATGTCGAACGAATTCCCGTAACGGCGGGACGGGCGTTACTGACTCTGGATCAGGTGACCAAACCGCAAATTGATCGCGGCTACGCGACGATAACGCGCGAATGGGGCAAGCGGCGGGCCGTGGTGCAGTGCAATGTGCGTGGGCGAGATGTGGATTCGTTCGTCAAGGAGTTGCGCAGCCGGATCGACGGCGAGATCAAGTTTGACCCGGGGTATTTCATCCGGCTCGGCGGGCAATTTGAGAATTTGGAACGGGCGCGGACACGATTGATGATCGTGGTTCCAATCGTGCTGCTGCTGATTATGGGACTGTTGTACTGGACGTACGGGTCGGTGCGCGATGCGATTCTGATTTTCACGGGGGTGCCGCTGGCAGCGTTGGGGGGCATCATTGCGTTGGCGCTGCGCGGGATGCCGTTCTCGATTTCGGCCGGCGTCGGGTTCATTGCTCTGTCAGGCATCGCCGTTCTGAACGGGCTGGTGTTGGTGTCAACGATCAAGCGGTTGCGCGCCGAAGGGACAGGTCTGGAGGAGGCGATTGTCGGCGGCGGGATGTCGCGACTGCGGCCGGTACTGATGACGGCGCTGGTAGCGGCATTTGGTTTTGTGCCGATGGCGGTATCAAGCGGGGTGGGCGCCGAGGTGCAGCGACCGCTGGCGACGGTGGTGGTCGGCGGGATTATTACTT